ttaatgttaaagTTGGActgaggtctttgagggtcagaattctagctgatataaaggggttcaaatacttacacgCTGGGTTCATTTTCAACTCCTTTGCGGTGTCCCTGTGCCTAAAGGCCCAGCCTTCTTTGTGTCACTCTGCCGCAGGCTTCTGACGGCTCTTACACAGGTTTCATCGAAGTCCATCTGAGGCTCAGTCGACCCGTCACAGTTCCCGCTGTCGAGGTGCAGGTCCCCAGAGGCCCCGGTGGATCACAGTCACAGGGTCAAGACCGTGGGCAGGGTGAGGACAGAACCTCCTCCTACCTCCCATGTGACTGCGTCAAGCAGCTGCACATCAGCTCTACGACAACCACCAGAGAGGTGATCCAGGGCTTGCTGAAGTTCATGGTGTTGGACAACCCTTGCAAGTTTGCCTTGTACAAACAGACACATCGTGATGGACAAGGTGAGCGACGAAGGACTGGCGCCTCTAATCGTTCACACAAAGATGATTGAACACTCATTTAGCTTTTGTCTTTGTCAGATTTGTTCCAGAAACTTCCTCTGTGTGAGCGTCCTCTTCTTCTGAGACTGATTGCAGGGCCTGACCCCGAGCAGCTCAGTTTTGTCCTCAAGGAAAACGAGACTGGAGAAGTTGAGGTAACAAAGCACAGAAACACAattgtttgcaattatttgGCGCTTTTCACACAAGGAAGTtaatattttgcctttttgttgTACAGTGGACTCCCGCATCATCATGGT
This portion of the Syngnathoides biaculeatus isolate LvHL_M chromosome 10, ASM1980259v1, whole genome shotgun sequence genome encodes:
- the rassf5 gene encoding ras association domain-containing protein 5 isoform X4, giving the protein MTVNTEPTPSMTGSNSMSSGYCSLDDESEDFTFFTAKTSFFRKPKHAVKKSEAKAEEAGGVKDLPDEEVSKRIEEYNSRVSENGMKLASDGSYTGFIEVHLRLSRPVTVPAVEVQVPRGPGGSQSQGQDRGQGEDRTSSYLPCDCVKQLHISSTTTTREVIQGLLKFMVLDNPCKFALYKQTHRDGQDLFQKLPLCERPLLLRLIAGPDPEQLSFVLKENETGEVEWHAFSVPELQNFLVILDKEEAERVRAVESKYTMYRRKLQQALQQHDP